A stretch of DNA from Micromonospora sp. WMMD1155:
ATGGGCCGCAACGGATCCGGAAAGTCGTCGCTGCTCTGGGCGCTGCAGGGTTCTGGTCGCCGGGACGGCGGCAGCATCGCCGTCCCTGAGACTCGACACGGCACCCTCGATCCGGGACGGGTCAGCGCCAGCCAAGCCCGCCGACTCGTCGGCCTCGTCCCGCAGACCGCCACCGACCTGCTCTACCTGGACACCGTCGACGCCGAACTCGACCAGGCCGACCGCGACGGCGCCGAACCGGGCACCGCGCGGCGTCTCCTCGACGCCATCGCCGCCGGCATCGACGGCGACAATCACCCCCGAGACCTGTCCGCCGGGCAACAACTCGCCCTGGTCCTGGCCATCCAACTCGCCGTCACCCCCGGCGTGCTGCTCCTCGACGAACCCACCCGAGGGCTGGACTACCAGGCCAAAGCCGCGCTGACCCGTACCCTCGACGACCTCGCCGGGCAGGGCCGCGCCGTCGTCGTGGCCACCCACGACGTCGAGTTCGCCGCCGCCACCGCCGACCGGGTCGTGGTCATGGCCGACGGTGAGGTCGTCGCCGACGGCCCGGTCCCGACCGTGCTCACCGCGTCACCCACGTTCGCCCCGCAGGTCGCGAAGATCCTCGCGCCGCTGCCGTACCTGACGGTGGGGCAGGTCGCCGCCGCCCTCGACGATCCGGAGGTACGCGCGTGAGCACGCTGACCGTCGCCGTCCGCGTGCCCGGCCGTGCCGTGCTCGCGATCACCATGGCGTCGTTCCTCGGCTTCGTCGCGTTCCTCTGGCCGTTCGTCGTCGCACCCGGCACCTTCGGCTCCACCCAGACCCCGCCGCTGATGTTCGGGGTGCTGCTGCTCCTCGTCCTCGCCGTCATCTTCGCCGAGATCGCCGACGGCAGAATCGACGCGAAGGCCCTCGCCATGCTGGGCGTGCTGTCCGCGATCAACGCGGCCCTGCGACCACTCGGCGCGGGCACGGCCGGCATCGAGACGGTCTTCTTCATCCTCGTCCTCGCCGGTCGGGTCTTCGGGCCCGGCTTCGGATTCGCGCTCGGCTGCACGTCACTGTTCGCCTCCGCCCTGCTCACCGGGGGAGTCGGACCCTGGATGCCCTACCAGATGTTCGGCTGCGCCTGGGTCGGCATGTTCGCCGGCCTGCTGCCCAGGCTCCGGGGACGGGCGGAGATCGCCCTGCTCGCCGCCTACGCCGCCGTCAGCGGGTACTTCTTCGGCTTCATGCTGAACCTGTCGTTCTGGCCGTTCTCGCTCGACCCGACCAGCTCGATCGCCTACCAACCGGGCCTGCCGATGCTGGACCAACTCCACCGGTACCTGACCTTCTTCACCGTCACCTCACTGGGCTGGGACACCGGACGAGCGGTCACCACCGCTGTCCTCGTCACCCTCGCCGGGCCGGCGGTGCTCGGGGCATTCCGGCGGGCGGCCCGGCGTGCACGTTTCCGAGCTGCTCCGGCGTTTACGGCCGCTGCTGTGCCGTCCTCAGCCGACCTGCTCTGATTTACGAAATTCAGTGCCCGGCGGCAGTTCGCGCCGGACCCCGGGCGTGTTGGCCGAACGCTCACCCCATTCCCGGTTGTCCGAGTGACAGTGACACCCCGACTACGGGCAGCCGCAGGCACACGTTGCGGAAATGGAGGACCTGGTTGGCGAGGGCGTACTCGTGGGGAAAGCGGCCGCAGTACCCGGCGTCGCCGCCCATCGCCACGTCGTCGACGTAGGGCGGTACCTCGTCGGTGCGTTGCTCGTTCCAGACCTGTCGAACGGTGTGGCGGGTTTTGGTGAGGATGACGCGGACGGCGTGATCGGTCGGTGCGGCTGCCTGGGTCTACAGGGCGACGAGTTGCCATTCCTGGTTGCCTCCGGTGCTGGTGACCGGCCACTGGATCACGCTTCCTCCGTCGGCCGTCGAGGCGCCGGACACGTCGGCGCACCAGCCGTTGCGTACGTTGACCAGCCGGTGGTAGCCGCTGGTGCTGGCGGGCACGAGTTTCCACCACTGGTTGTCGCTGTTGGTGTCGGTCGACTGGGTCAGCGCCGCGCCCTGCGCAGAGCCGCTGGCGCTGTGCAGCACTTTGCCGCTGCTGACGCTGCGGATGCGGTAGGACCCGTCCGGGTTGGGTTCCAGGGTCCACTGTTGGTTGGTGGCGCCGGTCCACGTCCACTGGATGATGCGCGCGCCGTCGGCGGTGGACCCGCCGTTGACGTCAAGCACCTTGCCGCTGCTCCGGTTGACGAGCCGGTACTTTCCGGCGGGGGCGTTTGTCGACAGACCCACGGTGATCTGGATCGTGGTGGCGGCGGGCAGCGCGACGCGCCGGGCGTGGTTGCCGAGGGTGGAGGAGGTGACGGTGACCGCGGGGGTGGCGGTGACGGAGGCGATGCCCCGGCGGCAGATCAGGCTGATCTCTTGGGCGATCGCCGAGTTCAGGGTGACGGTAGCGGTGCGGGCGCTGGTGTCCCAGGTGAGCTCCTGGATCAGGATCCGGTTGCGGCCACGGACGCCCGTGATGGTGCCCCGGGGGAGTTGGTCCGGTAGCGCGGGCAACAACTCCAGGACGCCCGGCCGGGTGTAGACCAGCGACTCGGCGAGCACCGCGGGGATAGCGTTGGCGGCGTCAGCGTTGTAGATGCTCAGATTCGGGTTGTGGGAGGTCATCAGGGACCGGAACACCATGTTCCGGCCGAGGATTTTGAGCAGGTTGGCGTACACGCCGGGCCCATCCTTGAGGCGGGCCCGGGCCAGGGCCCGGTGCAGGCTTCCGTGGGCCGAGAGGTTCTCGTCGCCGCGCAGGTCCAGCGCCCGGCGGGCGGTGCGGACGAGATCGGGCCGGTCCTCCGGGTTGATCTCGTGCAGCGGCCAGGCACCGTACAGATGATGGGCGTGTCGGTGGTTGTAGTTGTCGGTCAGTCCGGGCCAGGACCATTCTGCCAGCGCGCCGTCGCCGTTGACGGTATAGGCGGGGAGCCTGGCCAGCAGCGCGGTCCAACGTTGCACGCCCTGTCCGGCACCCTGCTCGACGCCGAGCGTGTTGGCTGCGTCGACGGCAGCTGTCAACGCGTGTCGACCGGCCATGATGTCGCCGGTGGCGTTGATCGCGAGGAGCTGGCCCGTGCTGGCCGGCCGGTTCTCCATGGAGAAGGACGGGACGAAGACCACCTTGCCGGCCGAGTCGGTACGGGTGAGGAAGTCCTCGTAGAAGAGAGCCAGCTCGATCAGGGCGGGACCGAGGTGGTCGCGCAGGAAGGCGACGTCCCCGGTGGTCTGGTAGTACTCGAGCAGCGGGTACAGCAGCCAGTCCGCGCCGCCCGTCCAGCAGTGCCCGGGAAAGCCACTGTCGAAGTGCAGCATGTAGCCGTACTCGCCGTCGGTGCGGCTCGGGGCCAAGAAGCCGCGCGCGCCGTAAAGCCGGCGGGCATTCTCCCGCCAGTGGGCCAACTGTCCGAGGACCAGCGTCCGGTACCCCTGCATCGCGTCACCGAAGTCGAGAATGTTCCCGGCCGCTACCTGGAGGTTGATGTTGGCGTCGGTGGTGAAGTCGTCAGCCCAGGCCCCGGTCCAGGTGCCGGTCCAGATCCCGGTCAGGCGTGGCGGCAGGACCCCGCTGGAGCTGACGAAGTGATACCGGCCCGAGTCGTACAGGCGCTCCAACAGCGCGATGTCGACGATGGTGGGGCTGGTCCTCTGGCGGGCGATCAGCTGACTGGTGGACAGTTGTCGATCGGCGGCGGAGACGCCCAGGTCGATGCCAGAGCGGCCGTACATCGCCTGATGGGTTGGGACGTGTCGGCCCTGCAGGGTGGCGTAGTCGGCGGGCAGCATTGCCAGCGCGGCCTGCAACGGCTGCCCGTCCCAACCGGCGGCCGTCTCATACCGGTCGAGCTTGGTCAGCAGCAGAATCTTGGTGGCCCGGGACACCACGAGAGCCGAACCGCTCACCGTGACCGACGCCTGGCTGCCGCTGGCTACGACGCGGGTGACCCCTTCGAACCCGTACGCGCCGCCGGACGGATACGTGCCGCGCACGTCCAGGTACCCTGAGCCCCCGACGACCGTCGCGGAGACCGTGTAGCGCACGTTGCCCGGCAGGCCGTCCAACCCGGTGTTGACGCGCAGGGTCGCGTCCAGCGTCTGTCCGAGCGCCGGCAGCAGCTCGTGGACGACGACCCGGTCTGCGCGTGAGGCGAAGACGCGACGCCGCCAGGTGCCCGACCCGTCGGTCCAGGTGTGGCTGACCTCGCCGGTGGCGAAGTCGGTGATCCGGGCGTAGTCGTTGACCGTCGTCATCGCCGGCGTGCTGATCTGCAACTCGTGGCCAGGGTGGTAGGTCTGCGTCCACCGCAGCGCCCAGCCGTTGACGAAGGTCGTCGTGGCCCCGGTGTAGTTCCCGGACAGAGCCTGGTCACGGGCACGGGAGAGCTGCCCCGAGTTCACCGGCGGCAGCACGCCCCGGGAGCCGTTCGGCAACACGAACCGGTGATGGTTGAAAATCACCTTCTCCAGCGTCGGCGTACCGTAGAGCACCGCGCCGTACTCGCCGTTGCCGGTCAGGAGACCATCGGTCCACGCGGTCGCCGCCACCGTGTCGTAGATGCCCCGCTCCGGGAGCGTGACCTGTGTCGGGACGGCTGCGGAAGCCCGTCCGGGCGCCGCCCCGTCGGCGAACGCGACAGCGCCGGCCGACAGTGCCGTGGTGGCGAGCAGTTGCCTCCGCCCGATGGGACGTTCGGAGAGGCTCATACACCGAACTCACTTTCCGTCACGACGCGCGACCTAACGTGATGCCCCTGCTTCGCCTGCGTGCCGCACTGTGGCGGGCTAGCGAATCGATTCGCGTCATCGTACGAACGCCGTTGATGGGCGTCAATATGAGGTGGGCTGGGCGTGCGGTGGGCCGTGCCGGTTCAGCGGGAGTAAGACGTCCGATCTGCGCAGGTGTCAAGCCGGGGTTGTTCTCTGACGTTGCGGGCGGGGTGTCTCAGGCCGCGCCGGGTTCGGCGGACAGGCTCGCGGTGCGGCCGTAGAAGCGGTGAACCTGCCCGACGGCGCGTTCGAAGTGACGTAGGCGTTGGCGTGTGCGGTGTGGCTGGCCGCCCGGTCATGGCCTCCCTCCGGCCCTGGGCCGCTGGAGCGGGCTTCCCCGGCAGCCGGGGCGCTTGTTCAGCGCGGTGTTCAGAGACGCATTGGTCCGCAGGTCACTCCATCGGCGCGAAGAGCCGGTCGAGCTGGTGATCGATCAGCTCGACCGCCCGTTCCGCGCTCAGCTGCCCGAGCAGCACTTGGCCCTGTAAGCCGGTCGTTCCCGCCAGCAGGAAGTCCGCTTCGTCGCGCCGTCCCTCCGGCAGGAGCATGGCGATCAGGTCCTCCAGCTTCGGCGGCGCATCGCGGATCCGATCGCGTAGTGCGTCCACGGTCATGAGCCGAACGAAGTACGCCATGTGCACCAGATGCCGTTGTCGGCGGCTCTCGTCCAGCGGGAGAAGTTCGAGCAGGACGCTGCGCAACACACTACGAGGCTCCGGCTGGGGGCCCAGTGCGGCGACTCGTTCCTGAGCTTCCGCCTCACCGTCGCGGTTGAGGAGCTCGAGAGCGCCGAGTAGCAGGTCCTCGCGGGTGCCGAAGTAGTACTGCACCTGCCGGGCGGGCACTCCCGCCTCCGCCGCGACGCGCCGGATCGTCGCATCTTCGAGCCCTCCAGACGCGGCCAGCCGCCATACCGCAGCAGCGATGTGGCGGCGCCGTGCCTCATGGTCGACCTGGCGAGGCATTCGACGCTCCCATCAATTTGGTACGATCGCACCATCAAGATTTGGTTCAATCGTACCAAATGCAGGGGAGGGCTCTGCCATGAGAACAACCACGCTGGTCATCGGCATGATTCTGCTGGTCTACGGAGCTCAAGGCACAGTTCGCCAACTCGTGGACCACGACAACGCCGGCTTGCTCGGCTGGGCACCCGGCGGCTTCGGCACTCAACTGGCTGGCCATGTGGTCCTGGGTATCGTCGGTCTCCTCCTTGCCGGCTGGGGCGGCCGCCGGCGCGGCCAGTGAACGCCCGCTCCTCCGAATGAGGTCCCGAGTCCATCCCGACGTTGAGACGTGGCCGGAAGGTCACCTGCCCGGGCGGAGGCCTCCCGCCGACCCGCGACCGGTAGTCGGCCCGCCGGTAGCTTCCGGCCAGGAGCAACGCCAGCCTGATCCGGGCACCGTACGAACGTCCGGGTACTTGGATCTCCGTTACGTCCTTGACCAGCGCTGGCGTTGCTCTCGGTCCGGAAAATTCCGGCGGGCCTTGATGACCGCGTGACCCCGCCTAACGTGACTTTCCGAACGTCGGTCCTCAAGGGCCGGGCCTCAGGCCGCGCTGGGCTCGGCAGGCAGGCTCGCGGTGTGGCCGTAGAAGCGGTGGATCTGCTCGACGACGTGACCGTAAAGCGCGGCACTTACTCAGAATCCTTATCTGCGGTTGTTCGCCTCGGACATGGACCAGTTGGTGCCGTCGGGGAGAGTTGCTCCGGGAACCTGCCGTTCCTGTTCAGCGTCAGCGACGTGCGACGGCAGGAGAGGCGGATCTGACGGCCGTGGCCGTCTACCTCAGCTCCGACACCGCAGCGGTCTGGCGACTCATCCAGATCCAGACCCTCGCCCTGGCGGTGCGAGCGCAGATCTGCGCGTTGCGGGAACACCTCGTTGCATCGCGTTGGTCGGTGCCGGATGCTCTGGCGCTGTGCGCGGTTGTGGTCAGATTTAGAGTTCGACAAAGGCGGTGAACCTGGTGCGCTCGCCACCGAAGAACGCGAGCGGCACGGTTTGCCGTCAACGCCGGTCGACTGAAACTCACCAGGACCCCTGCGGTGGGGCTCAAGCTTGATGCCTGCACGTTCATTTCGGTCAGTCGATAACCCAGCCAGCTGGCTGGCAAGGTTGGACCATACGCGGCCCGACTTCGATTCATGCTCACGCCCGGTAATAGGCGCGCGAGGTTGAGCCAACTCTGAACGTGCCGTGATCTATGATCATGTGCACCCGAAATGGAGCACCGATGATACGTGCAAGAGTTCGAATCCCCCCTCGGACACAAACCATTGCCCCACGGTGCGCGCTGAGATCGACTGCAGCGCGCACCGTTTGCGTTTCAGCCTGGTAGTTCAGCCGGAGACCGAGTTGCCGGTAGACCTCGGCCTTGTCGGCCGGATCGGCGTCACGGAGCACGGTGGTGATGTCGCCGAGTGCGGTCACCAGGGCGGTGATCTCTGCTCGGCTCATCCGGCGCGGGATGGAACCCGCGATGGCGCGTAGTTCGGCCTTCCGCGCGGGCGCGTTCGGCCTGGGTTTGGGCGATCCAGGCGGTGACCACCGCTGGGTCGGGACAGGAGCAGGGGGATGCGCGCTCGCCCGCGTCCCCCTGCTCGCGCTTAACTCGGCAGCCTCATTGACTACTCCGGCAGTTGCATGGGTCGGCCGCAGCCGGGGGCAGCGGACAATTTCGTCTGCGTCCAGCCGACCGGGTCGACGAGCGGTCCGAGCTCGGTGATGTCGCTGCCGGAATCGTTCTCTGGGTTCTTGTCGAAGTAGACGGTCACCTTGCCGGTGTCCTTGTCCCGGGCGTAGTAGAGGCCACTGCCGGGTGAAAGCAGGTGGCTCAGGTTCGACCACGTGTGACCGAGCGGCCAATCGTAGAACGAGTTGACGCCATTGATCAGGTAATTGTGCAGCGTGCCGTCCGTGGTCTTCGTTCCGATGATGTGCTGGTTGGCGCTGGCGGCGAGGGTGTTCAGCGTGAAGCCGGTGCCGATCGTCATCGAACCGGTGATGTCGCCGCTCACGGGCTTGTCCGGGTAGATCGTGTAACGCTGCAGAGATCCGGCGGCGGTCACCCCGTGCAGGTAGGAGCCGTGGTAGGTGAGCTGGGTGAAGCCCGTCCAGCGGGAGCCGATTGCCACCGGAGCGCCGAAGGTGAGTCCGGTGGTGTTGTTGGTGATGTCCACCCGGTAGAGCGGGCCGGCTGGGCTGGTCATCAGCACCGTGTTGTCGTTGAGAGTGGCGATCGCGAGCGGCGCGAAGCCGAGGGGCGCGTTCGATGTCAGGCGCCGGACGACCGTCCGGGTGTAAGGCTCGATCAGCGTATAGGTCAGCCGGTTGTCGGCGTTGACACCGTAGAGCGTGACCTGCGGATCGCAGTCGATCGCCGGGCCCGCTGGCATGACCGCGTTCGTCGAGGTCTGTACGGCGGAGATGGTGCCGTCGAGGAAGCCTCCGACGACGCCGTTGTTCTTGACCGCGCCGACGCGGAAGCTGCCGTTGGCGTCCGGCGGGTAGGGGTTCTTGGGGCTGGGTTCGGCGGAATAGGTAGCGCTGGCAGCCGGGACACCGTCGATCTTCAGGAGCAACCGCCGGGTGGCGCGTTCGTAGTGCACCGCGATATGGGTCCACGTGCCGAGCCGGGAGGTCTCCGGTGCCGTGCTCACCGTGCTCCAGGTGGGCGGGCCGTTCCTAGTCAGGATGCCGTCGAGTACGGAGAACCGCCACGACCGGTCGCTGGCTTCCGGCCACAGCCGGTAGGCGGGGTGGTTGGCATAGCCGCTGTCCTGGGAGATGACCGTGCCCCCGAAGGCATCGAGCTTCACCCGCATGCTGAGGGTGAAGCTCGCCAGCTTCGACACCGCGGGCTGTGTGGAGGCCAACGAGCCGGAGACGCCGTCGAGGGCGACGGCGGGGGTCGTCGAGTCGCCGGTCGTCCACGTGGCGCCGGCGGTCGCGGTCAGCGGCATCGGAGTGCCGTTGTGGACGCTGTCGCCGACGGTCAGGACTTGGGTGCCGTTGGTGGCGTCAGCCGGCATATCGGTCAGCGTCCAGGTGTGCGCCGCACCAGGGTAGGTGGTGGTGATGGCGCTGACCCAGGTGGGCAGGTCATCGACCCGGGCGCCGGTGACTGCGGAGCCGGCGCCAGTGACGTCTAGACAGCCCTCCTGGCCGGCCTGGCTGAGCACTGCGGCGACCTTGCCGCCGACCAGGACCGGTGCGCCGGCCATGCCCTGGCAGATCTGCGGACCGGTGGGTGCGGACAGCGTGGTTGCGGTGGTCGCGGAGAACGTGACGTTCGCGATGCGCTGTGTGTCCGTCAGTCGATCGGTCGCGGTCTGCCCGAAGCCGACCGCCGGCACTGATACACCCGGGATCGCAGGCACGGTGGCGACTGTCAATGGAGTCACGCCGTCCACGGCGGTGACCAGGCGGGCCAAAGCCACGTCGCGGCCGGGTTGGGGGCTGACCCAGTCGACGGCGACGACGCCCTTGCCGGGCAACACCGCCCGGCTTCCTTCAGGTGCCTTCGCTTCGTTCACGACCGGCGCGACCGGGTTGTCGGCGAAGCAGCTCGCGGCGGTCAGCAACCAGCGGGGCGAGACGAGGGTAGCGGTGCATTGCCGATCGAGAGTCGTGATCTTTCCGACGGCGGCTTGGGCGCCGCTCACCGGTGCCATGCCGTCGCCGGCGCGAAGTTGCACCAGCATCGTCGGTGACGCTTCCGGGTCGGCGCCCAGGCCGACCTGGGTGGAACCGTCCGGATCAACCTCGACGGAGATCTCCTCGCCGTCATCCGCGACCAGATCGGCGGTCATCTCGTGACCGGTGTTGGGTCGTTGGCCGTCGCCGCGGATCTCGTATACGCCGGGCACCGCGAGGGTGAGCCAGCCACCCGTCGCGGTGACCTTGAAGCAGGCCCGGCCGATTCCGTCGGCGCCGATCGTCTCGTCGGTGGTATAGATCTTCAGCAGGCCGATGTCGCCTGTCGGCGGGCTC
This window harbors:
- a CDS encoding trypsin-like serine protease — its product is MTRRVTFREPTSSQEARFIHGGVCVAMVGLRRWAAIAAATTVSASVCIFGTGGSATAAALPAPSLVDDSLYPGADEILAEQNVRLIAGDGHIILADCASPPTGDIGLLKIYTTDETIGADGIGRACFKVTATGGWLTLAVPGVYEIRGDGQRPNTGHEMTADLVADDGEEISVEVDPDGSTQVGLGADPEASPTMLVQLRAGDGMAPVSGAQAAVGKITTLDRQCTATLVSPRWLLTAASCFADNPVAPVVNEAKAPEGSRAVLPGKGVVAVDWVSPQPGRDVALARLVTAVDGVTPLTVATVPAIPGVSVPAVGFGQTATDRLTDTQRIANVTFSATTATTLSAPTGPQICQGMAGAPVLVGGKVAAVLSQAGQEGCLDVTGAGSAVTGARVDDLPTWVSAITTTYPGAAHTWTLTDMPADATNGTQVLTVGDSVHNGTPMPLTATAGATWTTGDSTTPAVALDGVSGSLASTQPAVSKLASFTLSMRVKLDAFGGTVISQDSGYANHPAYRLWPEASDRSWRFSVLDGILTRNGPPTWSTVSTAPETSRLGTWTHIAVHYERATRRLLLKIDGVPAASATYSAEPSPKNPYPPDANGSFRVGAVKNNGVVGGFLDGTISAVQTSTNAVMPAGPAIDCDPQVTLYGVNADNRLTYTLIEPYTRTVVRRLTSNAPLGFAPLAIATLNDNTVLMTSPAGPLYRVDITNNTTGLTFGAPVAIGSRWTGFTQLTYHGSYLHGVTAAGSLQRYTIYPDKPVSGDITGSMTIGTGFTLNTLAASANQHIIGTKTTDGTLHNYLINGVNSFYDWPLGHTWSNLSHLLSPGSGLYYARDKDTGKVTVYFDKNPENDSGSDITELGPLVDPVGWTQTKLSAAPGCGRPMQLPE
- a CDS encoding ECF transporter S component, translating into MSTLTVAVRVPGRAVLAITMASFLGFVAFLWPFVVAPGTFGSTQTPPLMFGVLLLLVLAVIFAEIADGRIDAKALAMLGVLSAINAALRPLGAGTAGIETVFFILVLAGRVFGPGFGFALGCTSLFASALLTGGVGPWMPYQMFGCAWVGMFAGLLPRLRGRAEIALLAAYAAVSGYFFGFMLNLSFWPFSLDPTSSIAYQPGLPMLDQLHRYLTFFTVTSLGWDTGRAVTTAVLVTLAGPAVLGAFRRAARRARFRAAPAFTAAAVPSSADLL
- a CDS encoding TetR/AcrR family transcriptional regulator, whose amino-acid sequence is MPRQVDHEARRRHIAAAVWRLAASGGLEDATIRRVAAEAGVPARQVQYYFGTREDLLLGALELLNRDGEAEAQERVAALGPQPEPRSVLRSVLLELLPLDESRRQRHLVHMAYFVRLMTVDALRDRIRDAPPKLEDLIAMLLPEGRRDEADFLLAGTTGLQGQVLLGQLSAERAVELIDHQLDRLFAPME
- a CDS encoding RICIN domain-containing protein encodes the protein MSLSERPIGRRQLLATTALSAGAVAFADGAAPGRASAAVPTQVTLPERGIYDTVAATAWTDGLLTGNGEYGAVLYGTPTLEKVIFNHHRFVLPNGSRGVLPPVNSGQLSRARDQALSGNYTGATTTFVNGWALRWTQTYHPGHELQISTPAMTTVNDYARITDFATGEVSHTWTDGSGTWRRRVFASRADRVVVHELLPALGQTLDATLRVNTGLDGLPGNVRYTVSATVVGGSGYLDVRGTYPSGGAYGFEGVTRVVASGSQASVTVSGSALVVSRATKILLLTKLDRYETAAGWDGQPLQAALAMLPADYATLQGRHVPTHQAMYGRSGIDLGVSAADRQLSTSQLIARQRTSPTIVDIALLERLYDSGRYHFVSSSGVLPPRLTGIWTGTWTGAWADDFTTDANINLQVAAGNILDFGDAMQGYRTLVLGQLAHWRENARRLYGARGFLAPSRTDGEYGYMLHFDSGFPGHCWTGGADWLLYPLLEYYQTTGDVAFLRDHLGPALIELALFYEDFLTRTDSAGKVVFVPSFSMENRPASTGQLLAINATGDIMAGRHALTAAVDAANTLGVEQGAGQGVQRWTALLARLPAYTVNGDGALAEWSWPGLTDNYNHRHAHHLYGAWPLHEINPEDRPDLVRTARRALDLRGDENLSAHGSLHRALARARLKDGPGVYANLLKILGRNMVFRSLMTSHNPNLSIYNADAANAIPAVLAESLVYTRPGVLELLPALPDQLPRGTITGVRGRNRILIQELTWDTSARTATVTLNSAIAQEISLICRRGIASVTATPAVTVTSSTLGNHARRVALPAATTIQITVGLSTNAPAGKYRLVNRSSGKVLDVNGGSTADGARIIQWTWTGATNQQWTLEPNPDGSYRIRSVSSGKVLHSASGSAQGAALTQSTDTNSDNQWWKLVPASTSGYHRLVNVRNGWCADVSGASTADGGSVIQWPVTSTGGNQEWQLVAL